A region from the Janthinobacterium agaricidamnosum genome encodes:
- the sppA gene encoding signal peptide peptidase SppA: MSLNPFPPLRRGFGAFWRALDATRRAVINLIFLLIVIAILIAIFGGGAKPLADKTTLVLDLQGPLVEETPGGVREAVLANVSGEVKKSVQLRDVLAVLDTAGKDKNIGSMVILLDELQGGGLASLREVAAGVERFRATGKKVTAWGSSYNQRQYLVAAKADEVFLHPMGGVMLEGFGRYRNYYRDALDKVGVTVNLLKVGTYKSAAEPFIANGPSEAAAEADRYLNNGLWTTYTTDVEKARKLPAGAIMQTIDNLPALMTAAGGDIAKLSLNGKLVDGLKTRDELRQFMMARGAKNTEGTNFRQVNYTDYLARLRPVHIGDAVGVVIASGEIGDGIAPPGAIGGLSTSRLIRQAREDKSIKAVVLRVDSPGGSAFGSELIRRELELTRAAGKPVVVSMGNVAASGGYWISTSSDEVIADAATITGSIGVFAILPTADKVVEKLGIHTAGSPTTWLADAGNPLRPLDPRFAEVIQGSINHVYGDFLNLAAKARKTTPEKIDAVAQGRVWTGLQAKERNLVDRIGSYGDALASAAKRANMGADYRVTYLEQETSNVDRLIGMFGSKAMASLGLGEHVKLGLAGTGLPADAALGMAQDLSWLSGITRERKPFMALTHCLCEVPLGGK; encoded by the coding sequence ATGTCACTCAACCCCTTCCCGCCGCTACGCCGCGGCTTTGGCGCATTCTGGCGCGCGCTGGACGCCACCCGCCGCGCGGTCATCAACCTGATTTTCCTGCTGATCGTCATCGCCATCCTGATTGCCATCTTTGGCGGCGGCGCCAAGCCCCTGGCGGACAAGACCACCCTGGTACTCGACTTGCAAGGCCCGCTGGTCGAGGAAACCCCGGGCGGCGTGCGCGAGGCCGTGCTGGCCAATGTCAGCGGCGAAGTCAAGAAAAGCGTGCAGCTGCGCGACGTGCTGGCGGTGCTCGACACGGCCGGCAAGGACAAGAACATCGGTTCCATGGTGATCCTGCTCGACGAATTGCAGGGGGGCGGCCTGGCGTCGCTGCGCGAAGTGGCGGCCGGCGTGGAGCGTTTCCGCGCCACGGGCAAGAAAGTGACGGCCTGGGGTTCGAGCTACAACCAGCGCCAGTACCTGGTGGCGGCCAAGGCCGACGAGGTGTTCCTGCACCCGATGGGCGGCGTCATGCTGGAAGGCTTTGGCCGCTACCGCAATTACTACCGCGACGCGCTCGACAAGGTGGGCGTGACGGTCAACCTGCTGAAGGTCGGTACGTATAAAAGCGCGGCCGAGCCTTTCATCGCCAACGGCCCGTCCGAAGCGGCGGCTGAAGCGGACCGCTACCTGAACAACGGCCTGTGGACCACCTACACGACGGACGTGGAAAAGGCGCGCAAGCTGCCGGCCGGCGCGATCATGCAAACGATCGACAACCTGCCAGCCTTGATGACGGCTGCCGGTGGCGACATTGCCAAGCTGTCGCTCAATGGAAAACTGGTCGACGGCCTGAAAACGCGCGATGAACTGCGCCAGTTCATGATGGCGCGCGGCGCCAAGAACACGGAAGGCACGAACTTCCGCCAGGTGAACTACACCGATTACCTGGCGCGTCTGCGCCCCGTGCACATCGGCGACGCCGTCGGCGTGGTCATCGCCTCCGGTGAAATCGGCGACGGCATCGCGCCGCCGGGCGCCATCGGCGGCCTGTCCACCTCGCGCCTGATCCGCCAGGCGCGCGAAGACAAGTCGATCAAGGCCGTCGTGCTGCGCGTCGATTCGCCGGGCGGCAGCGCCTTCGGCTCGGAACTGATCCGCCGCGAACTGGAACTGACGCGCGCCGCCGGCAAGCCGGTGGTCGTCTCGATGGGCAACGTGGCCGCTTCGGGCGGCTACTGGATCAGCACCTCGTCCGATGAAGTGATCGCCGACGCGGCTACCATCACCGGCTCCATCGGCGTGTTCGCGATTCTGCCGACGGCCGACAAGGTGGTGGAAAAGCTGGGCATCCACACGGCCGGCTCGCCGACCACGTGGCTGGCCGACGCGGGCAACCCCTTGCGCCCGCTCGATCCCCGCTTCGCCGAAGTGATCCAGGGTTCGATCAACCACGTGTATGGCGACTTCCTGAACCTGGCGGCCAAGGCGCGCAAGACGACGCCGGAAAAGATCGATGCAGTGGCGCAGGGCCGCGTCTGGACGGGCTTGCAGGCGAAAGAGCGCAACCTGGTCGACCGCATCGGCAGCTATGGCGATGCGCTGGCCTCGGCCGCCAAGCGGGCCAATATGGGCGCCGACTACCGCGTGACCTACCTGGAACAGGAAACGTCGAACGTCGATCGCCTGATCGGCATGTTCGGTTCCAAGGCCATGGCCTCGCTGGGGCTGGGCGAGCACGTGAAACTGGGCCTGGCCGGCACGGGCTTGCCAGCCGATGCGGCGCTGGGCATGGCGCAGGACCTCTCCTGGCTGTCGGGCATCACGCGCGAGCGCAAACCGTTCATGGCGCTTACGCATTGCCTGTGCGAGGTGCCCCTGGGCGGCAAGTAA
- a CDS encoding sodium:solute symporter has translation MSPAILFAVVLAYFLILLGVAWRTSRHATNESFFIGNKDSNWMLVAFGMVGTTLTGVTFISVPGAVGSNGFGYIQLMIGYVLGYLAITFILLPLYYRLQLTSIYRYLELRLGRRSYQSGAAFFIVSRLLGATARLYLVVNILQATILDSLGVPFWLTSCVVLLLILLYTYEGGVKTIVWTDTLQTACMLAGLVICSVFLLHAMDLSLVDSLERMRAQGFTRIFTVDPDSPAYVWKHILAGMFITIAMTGMDQEMMQKNISVRTLRDSQKNMLSLTVVLTGVLLLFLFLGGLLHLYAPLAGVTATGDKLFPAVVLRHFPAVVQLIFFIALISALFPSVDGALTALTSTFCIDILGVQRRPDLSAAAQMRWRRRVHLGFAALFLILIMAFKWLDDPSMIGVILKLASYTYGPLLGLFAFGLLSRRDVRDRWVPLVAVAGPLLCALIEGEQARLFEHYRIGLELLILNGALVLAGLFLISTPPGQGGQDTQYLSK, from the coding sequence ATGTCCCCAGCGATCCTGTTTGCCGTCGTCCTCGCGTATTTCCTGATCCTGCTGGGCGTGGCATGGCGCACCTCGCGCCACGCCACCAATGAGAGTTTCTTCATCGGCAACAAGGACAGCAACTGGATGCTGGTGGCCTTCGGCATGGTCGGCACCACGCTCACGGGCGTGACCTTCATCAGCGTGCCCGGCGCCGTGGGCAGCAACGGTTTCGGCTACATCCAGCTGATGATCGGCTACGTGCTCGGCTACCTGGCTATCACGTTTATTTTGCTGCCGCTGTATTACCGGCTGCAGCTCACTTCCATTTACCGCTACCTGGAACTGCGCCTGGGCCGGCGCTCCTACCAGAGCGGGGCGGCGTTTTTCATCGTCTCGCGGCTGCTGGGCGCCACGGCGCGGCTGTATCTGGTGGTCAATATCCTGCAAGCCACCATACTCGACAGCCTGGGCGTGCCGTTCTGGCTGACGTCGTGCGTCGTGCTGCTGCTGATCCTGCTGTACACGTACGAGGGCGGCGTGAAAACCATCGTCTGGACCGATACCCTGCAAACGGCGTGCATGCTGGCCGGCCTCGTCATCTGCAGCGTGTTTTTGCTGCACGCGATGGACCTGTCGCTCGTCGACAGCCTCGAGCGCATGCGCGCGCAAGGGTTCACGCGCATCTTCACCGTCGATCCGGACAGCCCCGCCTATGTGTGGAAGCACATTCTTGCCGGCATGTTCATCACGATTGCCATGACGGGCATGGACCAGGAAATGATGCAAAAGAACATTTCCGTGCGCACCTTGCGCGACTCGCAAAAGAACATGCTCAGCCTGACCGTGGTGCTGACGGGCGTCTTGCTGCTGTTCCTCTTCCTCGGCGGCTTGCTGCACCTGTATGCGCCGCTGGCCGGCGTGACGGCGACAGGCGACAAACTGTTTCCCGCCGTCGTGCTGCGGCACTTTCCCGCCGTGGTGCAGCTGATTTTTTTCATCGCGCTCATTTCCGCCCTGTTTCCCAGCGTGGATGGGGCATTGACGGCGCTCACGTCCACCTTCTGCATCGATATTTTGGGCGTGCAGCGCAGGCCGGACTTGAGCGCGGCCGCGCAGATGCGCTGGCGCCGCCGTGTGCACCTGGGGTTCGCCGCCCTGTTCCTGATATTGATCATGGCCTTCAAATGGCTGGATGACCCCAGCATGATAGGCGTGATCCTGAAGCTGGCCAGCTATACCTATGGTCCGCTGCTGGGTCTGTTCGCCTTCGGCCTGCTGAGCCGGCGCGATGTACGCGACCGCTGGGTGCCGCTGGTGGCCGTGGCCGGGCCGCTGCTGTGCGCGCTGATCGAAGGGGAGCAGGCGCGGCTGTTCGAGCATTACCGCATCGGCCTGGAACTGCTGATCCTGAACGGCGCCTTGGTACTCGCAGGCCTGTTCCTCATTTCCACGCCCCCGGGGCAGGGCGGCCAGGACACGCAATACTTGTCAAAATAA
- a CDS encoding SMI1/KNR4 family protein: MDVEYQAFLHAFPPAQRVSADAGKLAAFTEHVLGVALPDDLAAFLRQVGGGYFGRNDLYFFGDGATPAPRDCLQEWNRQDFWTEIFPCPAEGGPVFFAETCFGDQLGYRHDGDSVLYLLFAIDTFESFVLAHSAQELFAQVLTERFALVDARRLQAVESQLGPLRQGMHYAPLVSPLLGGSGAADNFCQETPNVHFRTALAALHAARRASGG; this comes from the coding sequence ATGGATGTCGAGTACCAGGCGTTTTTACACGCGTTTCCCCCGGCGCAGCGCGTGAGCGCCGATGCCGGCAAGCTGGCTGCCTTTACGGAGCACGTACTGGGCGTGGCCTTGCCCGACGACCTCGCGGCATTTCTGCGGCAGGTGGGCGGCGGCTATTTCGGCCGCAACGATCTGTACTTTTTTGGTGACGGCGCAACGCCGGCGCCGCGCGATTGCCTGCAGGAGTGGAACCGTCAAGATTTCTGGACGGAGATTTTCCCGTGCCCGGCAGAGGGCGGTCCCGTGTTCTTTGCCGAAACCTGCTTTGGCGATCAGCTCGGCTACCGCCACGATGGCGACAGCGTGCTCTATTTGCTGTTCGCCATCGATACCTTCGAATCGTTCGTGCTTGCGCATAGCGCACAGGAACTGTTCGCACAGGTGCTGACCGAGCGCTTTGCCCTGGTCGATGCGCGTCGCCTGCAGGCCGTCGAAAGCCAGCTTGGCCCATTGCGCCAGGGCATGCATTATGCGCCGCTGGTGAGCCCGCTGCTGGGCGGCAGCGGCGCGGCGGACAACTTCTGCCAGGAAACGCCGAATGTGCACTTCAGAACGGCGCTGGCCGCGCTGCATGCCGCGCGGCGCGCCTCGGGCGGCTAG
- a CDS encoding YeeE/YedE family protein produces MSDTAMSPLRLRAAINPKPLGVALLLIVLGAWYLALTVGATQSALYVVGALLGITLYHAAFGFTSAWRVFIADGRGDGLRAQMLMLAVGVALFFPALSAGTLFGTPVAGLVSPAGTSVIVGAFIFGIGMQLGGGCASGTLYTVGGGSTRMLITLAAFIVGSVIGTAHMPFWTALPQLQPISLVTTLGLVPALALNWIVFALIAGLTVFVEKRRHGKLVATQLRPSQASPWLHGPWPLVAGAIALVVLNFITLALSGRPWGVTSAFALWGAKAASVIGIDTASWAYWSTKANAAALAAPLTQDKTSVMDIGIVLGAMLAAALAGRYAPVWRIPRRSIIAAVVGGLLLGYGARLAYGCNIGAYFSGIISGSLHGWLWLVCAFLGNVIGTRLRPWFGLEVEKVKPTGC; encoded by the coding sequence ATGTCCGATACCGCAATGTCACCGCTGCGCCTGCGCGCCGCCATCAACCCGAAACCGCTGGGCGTCGCCCTGTTGCTCATCGTGCTAGGCGCCTGGTACCTGGCGCTGACGGTGGGCGCCACCCAGTCCGCGCTGTACGTGGTGGGCGCCTTGCTCGGCATCACCCTGTATCACGCGGCCTTCGGTTTTACATCGGCCTGGCGCGTCTTCATTGCCGATGGCCGCGGCGACGGCTTGCGCGCGCAAATGCTGATGCTGGCCGTGGGCGTGGCGCTGTTCTTTCCCGCGCTGTCGGCCGGCACCCTGTTCGGCACGCCCGTCGCGGGCCTGGTGTCTCCGGCCGGCACCTCGGTGATTGTTGGCGCCTTCATCTTCGGCATCGGCATGCAGCTGGGCGGCGGTTGCGCCTCCGGCACCCTGTACACGGTGGGCGGGGGCAGCACGCGCATGCTCATCACCCTGGCCGCCTTCATCGTCGGCTCCGTGATCGGCACGGCGCACATGCCGTTCTGGACGGCGCTGCCGCAACTTCAACCCATTTCCCTCGTCACGACCTTGGGCTTGGTACCTGCGCTGGCGCTGAACTGGATCGTTTTCGCGCTGATCGCCGGCCTCACGGTCTTCGTTGAAAAGCGCCGCCACGGCAAGCTCGTCGCCACGCAGCTGCGCCCGTCCCAGGCGTCGCCCTGGCTGCACGGCCCCTGGCCGCTGGTGGCGGGCGCCATCGCGCTCGTCGTACTCAATTTCATCACCCTGGCGCTGTCGGGCCGTCCATGGGGCGTGACGTCCGCGTTCGCCCTGTGGGGCGCGAAAGCGGCATCCGTGATCGGCATCGATACGGCCAGCTGGGCCTATTGGTCGACCAAAGCGAACGCGGCCGCGCTGGCCGCGCCGCTGACGCAGGACAAGACTTCCGTGATGGACATCGGCATCGTGCTGGGCGCCATGCTGGCGGCGGCCCTGGCCGGCCGCTACGCGCCCGTGTGGCGCATCCCGCGCCGCTCGATCATCGCCGCCGTCGTCGGCGGCTTGCTGCTCGGCTACGGCGCGCGCCTGGCCTACGGCTGCAACATCGGCGCCTATTTCAGCGGTATCATCTCGGGCAGCCTGCACGGCTGGCTGTGGCTGGTCTGCGCTTTCCTCGGCAACGTCATCGGCACGCGTTTGCGCCCGTGGTTCGGCCTGGAAGTGGAGAAAGTCAAACCGACCGGCTGCTGA